From the genome of Pelobacter propionicus DSM 2379, one region includes:
- a CDS encoding universal stress protein, with protein sequence MKPFERILIAIDFSENSTYAFDCALMLARQFNARLTVMHVINEPIDLRGFYVPHISFEQLEKEIEAGAAEMMETFCREKLSDYKNFETSVVTGIPYEEIIRKAQEIDASLIVVGTHGRTGLDRIIFGSTAARVVRSSPHPVLSIRLPAESS encoded by the coding sequence ATGAAACCGTTCGAACGGATCTTGATCGCCATCGATTTTTCGGAGAATTCCACCTATGCCTTTGACTGCGCCCTGATGCTTGCTAGGCAGTTCAATGCCCGGCTTACGGTCATGCACGTGATCAACGAGCCGATCGACCTGCGCGGTTTCTATGTGCCGCACATCTCCTTCGAGCAACTTGAAAAGGAGATCGAGGCGGGCGCGGCCGAGATGATGGAGACATTCTGCCGGGAAAAATTGAGCGATTACAAAAATTTCGAGACCAGTGTCGTTACCGGCATTCCCTACGAAGAGATCATCCGCAAGGCACAGGAAATCGACGCCTCCCTGATCGTTGTCGGCACCCACGGCCGTACCGGCCTTGACCGTATCATTTTCGGCAGTACCGCAGCACGTGTCGTACGCAGTTCTCCCCATCCTGTGCTCAGTATCCGCCTGCCGGCGGAATCCAGCTAG